One Jeotgalicoccus saudimassiliensis DNA window includes the following coding sequences:
- the rocF gene encoding arginase — translation MSVIKIDIIGAPTAFGQPKLGVSLGPDAVRLCGLKARLTALGHEVSDKGNVYGKYRAEYGNHSERNEEGLMNFVQVKDFSEVLANTVEASLNDKHFPFIVGGDHSLSIGSISGITKKYSNLGVLWIDAHGDINNSDTSPTGNIHGMPLGVLLGEGSRRLVDIHHEGAKLKHENIVLIGVRDLDTGEKAYIKEHGIKCYTMSDVKRLGLDAVITKALKHLESCDGIHLSLDVDSLDPLEIQGTGTKVDGGIFLSDMLSGLNILSSTKRLVSADLVEVNPLIDNCNETAEKAVILSEYIFGQSQI, via the coding sequence ATGTCAGTGATTAAAATAGACATCATAGGCGCGCCGACAGCTTTTGGACAACCGAAGTTAGGGGTATCTTTGGGTCCGGATGCGGTGCGTCTTTGCGGTTTAAAAGCGCGTTTAACAGCACTTGGTCATGAAGTGTCAGATAAGGGAAATGTATATGGAAAGTACCGTGCAGAGTACGGTAATCACAGCGAAAGAAATGAAGAAGGACTGATGAATTTCGTTCAGGTTAAAGACTTTAGTGAAGTACTTGCAAATACCGTGGAAGCGTCATTGAATGATAAGCATTTTCCATTCATCGTCGGCGGTGATCACAGTCTGTCTATCGGTTCCATAAGCGGAATTACGAAAAAGTACAGCAATCTCGGGGTACTGTGGATCGACGCTCACGGGGATATTAATAACAGCGATACATCACCTACGGGTAACATACACGGTATGCCGCTTGGTGTGCTCCTCGGGGAAGGAAGCAGACGTCTTGTGGATATTCATCATGAAGGTGCAAAACTGAAACATGAGAATATCGTACTGATCGGTGTGCGTGATCTAGATACAGGTGAGAAAGCATATATTAAAGAACATGGAATAAAATGCTACACGATGAGCGATGTCAAAAGACTGGGACTCGATGCAGTCATCACAAAAGCACTAAAGCATCTGGAAAGCTGCGACGGTATTCATTTGTCACTTGATGTGGACAGTCTGGACCCGCTCGAAATTCAAGGGACGGGAACGAAAGTTGACGGCGGTATTTTCCTTTCGGATATGCTGTCTGGTTTAAATATACTGAGCAGTACAAAACGTCTCGTGTCGGCAGATCTTGTCGAAGTTAATCCGCTGATAGACAATTGTAATGAAACTGCAGAAAAAGCGGTAATCCTTTCGGAGTACATATTCGGACAGAGTCAGATATAA
- a CDS encoding ArsR/SmtB family transcription factor: MEKLLIINELDQLKSISDPFRLQLVGMMADEPKTGQMLADELGLPRAKIHYHLNQLLSHNIITVSHTVEKSSIIQKFYRPAAEAIVPSINIFNFNNKNGAVPYAAYTISPDEHELEILNSRLTALENSKKDNENKKETATADEYAVYMLKTMREA, translated from the coding sequence ATGGAAAAATTGCTCATCATTAATGAGTTGGATCAGCTTAAGTCAATCAGTGACCCATTTAGACTGCAGCTCGTCGGTATGATGGCGGATGAACCGAAGACCGGTCAGATGCTTGCCGACGAACTTGGACTGCCGAGAGCTAAAATACATTACCATTTAAACCAGCTGCTCTCTCATAATATTATCACCGTATCGCATACCGTTGAGAAAAGCAGTATTATCCAGAAATTTTACCGGCCCGCTGCAGAAGCAATCGTGCCTTCCATCAATATTTTTAACTTTAACAATAAGAACGGTGCTGTACCTTACGCAGCATATACTATTTCGCCCGATGAACATGAGCTTGAAATACTCAATTCCCGTCTCACGGCACTCGAAAACAGCAAAAAAGATAATGAAAACAAAAAAGAAACAGCTACTGCAGATGAGTATGCTGTTTACATGTTGAAAACTATGAGAGAAGCCTGA
- a CDS encoding helix-turn-helix domain-containing protein produces the protein MIGQRIKEIRNNNNLTQEELADGIISRTYLSLIEKGTVQPSTNVLVKLSKRLNCTVNDFMAEVSHFKYNNFEILREIGHYELKVDNEDFEIVKHFIDKEYEQIEDVPLPDSGRIHLIYARYFKFKGDLKRTRLHADKALQKLSTVAVNQHYVNAVLLKAELLTEDGEADAAIDILEDTVYLMTKFGELNISDIKLRFALVKCYIIFKQYYTAHRLIADINHIASRLNITYKEKDLKKYEILLLVKLGNYKEALELAGETAETDENIMRAYSLWQLDRVKEADELLKATPVPDEETSSIPQIGSLYKELTGRLGGL, from the coding sequence ATGATAGGTCAAAGAATTAAAGAAATCCGCAATAATAACAATTTAACCCAGGAAGAGCTTGCTGACGGGATCATCTCCCGAACTTATTTAAGTTTGATAGAAAAGGGCACGGTGCAGCCGTCGACGAACGTTCTTGTAAAACTGAGCAAACGTCTGAACTGCACGGTCAATGACTTTATGGCTGAAGTATCGCATTTCAAATACAATAACTTTGAAATACTGCGCGAAATCGGCCATTACGAACTTAAAGTGGATAATGAAGATTTTGAGATCGTGAAGCATTTTATCGACAAGGAATATGAACAGATTGAAGATGTACCGCTGCCGGACAGCGGAAGAATACATTTAATCTATGCGCGCTATTTTAAATTTAAAGGGGATTTAAAACGGACGAGACTGCACGCTGATAAAGCGCTGCAGAAACTGTCGACGGTGGCTGTCAATCAACACTATGTTAACGCTGTGCTGTTAAAAGCGGAGCTGCTTACAGAAGACGGTGAAGCCGATGCGGCGATAGATATACTTGAGGACACTGTTTACCTGATGACCAAGTTTGGTGAACTGAATATTTCCGATATTAAGTTACGGTTTGCACTTGTGAAATGTTATATTATATTTAAACAGTATTACACTGCGCACAGACTGATTGCAGATATTAATCATATAGCATCAAGACTTAACATCACTTATAAAGAAAAAGATCTTAAGAAGTATGAAATACTGCTGCTCGTGAAGCTCGGCAACTATAAAGAAGCGCTGGAGCTTGCGGGAGAAACTGCAGAAACTGATGAGAATATTATGCGGGCGTACAGTCTGTGGCAGCTGGACAGAGTAAAAGAAGCTGATGAATTATTAAAAGCGACACCAGTGCCTGATGAGGAAACTTCCAGCATACCGCAAATAGGTAGTCTGTATAAAGAACTTACCGGGAGATTAGGTGGCTTATAA
- the cdaA gene encoding diadenylate cyclase CdaA, which translates to METANFFDNISTSFVITSIIDILIIWYVFYLILTVIKGTKAVQLIKGIFFIIIGRAISNFLDLTTTTQLFDMVLQWGFLAVIVIFQPELRRALEQLGRGSLFRSGAAGDASEHEKMRQDMVTAVRYMAKRRIGALIVLEKETGLKDYIETGVPLNAEITSQLLINIFIPNTPLHDGAMIIQGDKIATAGSYLPLSESNKIAKDLGTRHRAAVGISEVTDAFTIIVSEETGNVSVTYDSKLSKEITLEKLEELLQKHWMVTAGSKEGGGLFARK; encoded by the coding sequence ATGGAAACAGCCAACTTTTTTGATAATATCTCTACGTCATTTGTAATAACCAGCATCATTGACATCCTGATTATATGGTACGTTTTTTATTTAATACTGACGGTCATTAAAGGGACGAAAGCTGTACAGTTAATCAAAGGGATATTTTTCATAATTATTGGACGGGCAATAAGTAATTTTTTAGATTTAACAACGACGACACAATTGTTCGACATGGTGCTCCAATGGGGTTTCCTCGCCGTCATTGTTATCTTCCAGCCTGAACTGAGACGCGCGCTTGAACAGCTCGGGCGCGGCAGCCTGTTCAGGAGCGGTGCTGCCGGCGATGCGTCGGAGCACGAGAAGATGCGTCAGGACATGGTTACAGCAGTCCGCTATATGGCGAAGCGACGCATCGGTGCACTGATTGTGCTTGAGAAAGAAACCGGCCTGAAAGATTATATTGAAACGGGAGTACCGTTAAATGCCGAAATTACGTCGCAGCTTTTAATCAATATATTCATACCGAATACACCGCTGCATGACGGGGCAATGATCATTCAGGGCGACAAAATTGCGACAGCCGGAAGTTATCTGCCGCTGTCGGAAAGCAATAAAATAGCAAAAGATCTCGGTACACGGCACAGAGCCGCTGTCGGTATTTCAGAAGTTACCGATGCATTTACGATTATTGTATCGGAAGAAACAGGTAACGTGTCAGTTACATACGACAGCAAACTATCCAAGGAAATTACTCTCGAGAAACTTGAAGAGCTCCTTCAGAAACACTGGATGGTAACTGCCGGAAGCAAGGAAGGAGGCGGTTTGTTTGCTCGAAAATAA
- a CDS encoding CdaR family protein, which yields MLENKWGLSIVALLLALFMFVNANNVFEDINLFNDDSETESDTEFIEGVPVTVLYDEESYYVSGVPQEVTVELGGANSNVKRLQATRNFEIILDLRNREPGEHEVFFTVNGLPENVSGTVQPETANVTIQNLVSQTFEIQAEVSEGRVGSSYQLDSVNVEPSTVTVRGGESTMNRIQYVRAMMTDTSSITDERVEEAEVSAFDAQYNKLDVTIEPSTVRIEIQVEELSKKVPVHFETAGEVADNRTLSEVKLNHDTIEIFGDSQTLEAISSVTAEVDVEGMSSSGTKDVRIELPENVTKSEPAVLEADVTIEKDE from the coding sequence TTGCTCGAAAATAAATGGGGCCTCAGTATAGTTGCACTGCTTCTCGCGCTGTTTATGTTTGTCAATGCAAACAATGTCTTTGAAGATATTAACCTCTTTAACGATGACAGTGAAACAGAATCGGATACGGAATTTATCGAAGGTGTGCCTGTCACAGTACTTTATGATGAGGAATCATACTACGTATCCGGCGTTCCGCAGGAAGTGACTGTAGAGCTCGGCGGAGCAAACTCAAACGTCAAACGCCTGCAGGCGACGCGTAACTTTGAAATAATTCTGGATCTCAGAAACCGCGAACCGGGTGAGCACGAAGTATTCTTCACCGTAAATGGTCTGCCTGAAAATGTATCGGGAACTGTGCAGCCGGAAACGGCAAATGTTACAATACAAAACCTGGTATCACAAACATTTGAAATCCAGGCTGAAGTCAGCGAAGGCCGCGTCGGATCAAGCTACCAGCTCGATTCGGTAAACGTGGAACCGTCGACTGTCACAGTCCGCGGCGGAGAGAGTACGATGAACCGTATACAGTATGTCCGTGCGATGATGACAGATACGTCGAGTATTACGGATGAACGTGTGGAAGAAGCTGAAGTAAGTGCATTCGATGCACAGTATAATAAGCTTGATGTAACGATTGAACCTTCGACAGTAAGGATTGAAATCCAGGTCGAGGAACTGAGTAAAAAAGTGCCGGTGCACTTCGAAACTGCCGGTGAAGTTGCCGATAACAGAACATTGTCGGAAGTGAAATTAAATCATGATACAATTGAAATATTCGGTGACAGCCAGACGCTGGAAGCCATATCTTCCGTAACAGCGGAAGTTGATGTAGAAGGCATGTCATCATCGGGCACGAAAGACGTCCGGATAGAACTGCCTGAAAATGTAACGAAAAGTGAACCTGCTGTACTGGAAGCAGATGTTACGATAGAAAAAGACGAATAA
- the glmM gene encoding phosphoglucosamine mutase, translated as MGKYFGTDGVRGIANEGLTPEMAFKLGRFGGYTLLKKGSEHPRVLVGRDTRISGEMLESALVAGLLSIGAEVMRLGVISTPGVAYLTKDMEADAGVMISASHNPVEDNGIKFFGPDGFKLTDEQENEIEALLDSEEDNLPRPTGVEVGTISDYFEGGQKYLSYLKSTIDTDFEGLKIGLDGAHGSTYHLGPYLFGDLEADTATVGSNPDGTNINAGVGSTHPERLQELVKEEQCDFGLAFDGDGDRIIAVDENGEIVDGDKIMFILAHSLKEKGELKDDTVVSTVMSNLGFYKAVEAHGMKSDKTQVGDRYVVAEMRKGGYSLGGEQSGHIVMMDYNTTGDGLLTGIHLAAIVKESGKKLSELAAMVETFPQELVNVRVSDKHNVTNNGAVKAIMDDVEERMAGNGRILVRASGTEPLVRVMVEAETEELAAGYSREIAEVVEAEMGLDK; from the coding sequence ATGGGAAAGTATTTTGGAACAGATGGAGTTAGAGGTATTGCAAACGAAGGATTAACACCTGAAATGGCGTTTAAATTAGGACGTTTCGGAGGATACACACTGCTTAAAAAAGGTTCGGAACATCCTCGTGTATTAGTCGGAAGAGATACTCGTATTTCCGGTGAAATGCTTGAATCTGCACTTGTTGCAGGATTACTGTCAATCGGTGCGGAAGTTATGCGCTTAGGCGTTATTTCGACACCGGGTGTCGCTTACCTGACGAAAGACATGGAAGCAGATGCAGGTGTCATGATCTCTGCATCACATAACCCGGTTGAAGATAACGGGATTAAATTCTTTGGTCCGGACGGATTTAAGCTGACTGACGAACAGGAAAATGAAATTGAAGCGCTGCTGGACAGCGAAGAAGATAACCTTCCAAGACCGACAGGTGTTGAAGTGGGTACAATTTCGGATTACTTTGAAGGCGGACAGAAATACCTGAGCTACCTTAAATCGACAATTGATACTGATTTTGAAGGACTTAAAATCGGTCTTGACGGTGCGCACGGTTCGACGTACCACCTCGGACCATATCTGTTTGGTGATCTTGAAGCTGACACTGCAACAGTCGGAAGCAACCCTGATGGTACGAACATTAATGCCGGTGTCGGTTCAACACACCCTGAAAGACTTCAGGAACTCGTTAAGGAAGAACAATGTGACTTCGGCCTTGCGTTTGACGGAGACGGGGACAGAATTATTGCAGTGGATGAGAACGGTGAAATTGTCGACGGTGACAAAATCATGTTTATCCTCGCACATTCATTAAAAGAAAAAGGCGAACTGAAAGACGATACAGTTGTATCCACAGTAATGAGTAACCTCGGTTTCTACAAAGCGGTGGAAGCGCACGGTATGAAGTCTGACAAAACTCAGGTTGGTGACCGATACGTTGTTGCTGAAATGCGTAAAGGCGGCTATTCATTAGGTGGAGAGCAATCAGGGCACATCGTAATGATGGACTACAACACTACTGGTGACGGTCTGTTAACAGGAATCCACCTTGCAGCAATTGTTAAAGAATCAGGCAAGAAGCTGAGCGAACTTGCAGCGATGGTTGAAACATTCCCTCAGGAGCTTGTAAACGTACGTGTGAGCGATAAGCACAACGTAACGAACAACGGAGCAGTTAAAGCGATTATGGACGATGTGGAAGAGCGTATGGCCGGTAACGGACGTATTCTCGTTCGTGCATCAGGTACAGAGCCGTTAGTACGTGTAATGGTTGAAGCGGAAACAGAAGAACTCGCGGCGGGCTACAGCAGAGAAATTGCTGAAGTAGTTGAAGCTGAAATGGGCCTCGACAAATAA
- a CDS encoding metal-dependent hydrolase, with amino-acid sequence MKGKTHIIGGVASSLAVAHFTYADPVLLIGAGIAGSLLPDICHGGSKIGKTFPVISKLINFVFGHRSFTHSLLFIVLVAFLVDYFIPNDALKLGLITGMISHYILDMATKSGIQLFFPISFKVRFPVTTRTGSFTENIIFSLLCLVSLYFGFQVLGVYIFNFINDFNMGELMAKPVYFIS; translated from the coding sequence ATGAAAGGTAAAACTCATATCATCGGTGGTGTCGCATCCAGTCTGGCAGTCGCTCATTTTACATACGCCGATCCGGTTTTATTAATTGGCGCCGGTATAGCGGGTTCATTACTGCCCGATATTTGCCACGGCGGCAGCAAGATTGGTAAGACGTTTCCGGTCATTTCGAAATTAATCAATTTCGTTTTCGGTCACCGTTCGTTTACACACAGCCTGCTGTTTATCGTACTTGTTGCTTTTCTTGTCGACTACTTTATTCCCAATGACGCATTAAAGCTCGGCCTCATTACGGGCATGATCAGTCATTACATATTGGATATGGCGACTAAAAGCGGCATTCAGCTGTTCTTCCCAATCAGTTTTAAAGTGAGATTTCCGGTCACTACACGAACGGGAAGCTTTACAGAGAATATTATTTTCAGTCTGCTGTGTCTCGTCTCTTTATATTTCGGCTTTCAGGTTTTAGGTGTATACATATTTAATTTTATTAACGATTTCAACATGGGTGAGCTTATGGCAAAACCCGTATACTTTATTTCATAA
- a CDS encoding YwbE family protein: protein MDGTKRADIKIGSTVKVVQKHHQRSGELTEGTVARILTNSANHHHGIKVKLEDGIVGRVKEIIE from the coding sequence ATGGACGGAACAAAAAGAGCCGACATTAAAATCGGCAGTACGGTAAAAGTCGTGCAGAAACACCATCAGAGAAGCGGAGAACTTACAGAAGGCACCGTTGCGAGAATACTGACAAACTCGGCAAACCACCACCACGGTATTAAAGTGAAGCTGGAAGACGGAATCGTCGGCAGAGTGAAAGAAATAATTGAATAG
- the glmS gene encoding glutamine--fructose-6-phosphate transaminase (isomerizing), with protein sequence MCGIVGYIGTSDTKEILLKGLEKLEYRGYDSAGIAVKNNQETKVFKEKGRIADLRKKVDGDFSGTIGIGHTRWATHGEPSVTNSHPHQSADGRFTLVHNGVIENYRQLKEDCLNDIELVSDTDTEIIVQLVAKFAQEGSSTLEAFQKTLSLLHGSYAIGLLDNEDDHTIYAAKNKSPLLLGKGDGFNVITSDAMAMLTLTNEFVELMDGEVIQLLADELIIRDIEGTEIERESYIAEIDASDTELGTYPHYMIKEINEQPQVMRKIIKEYQDEHGELKIDKNIITQLNEADRLYVIAAGTSYHAGLIGKEYFEKWAGVPTEVHVASEFVYNTPLLSEKPLFIFISQSGETADSRAVLVDIKEKGYKSLTITNVPGSTLSREADETLILHAGPEIAVASTKAYVAQIAVLAITAAVTARELNKVSDMNLMSELAKVTTAITTVIEDAPKIEEIVTGYLETARNSFFIGRAMDYYVGLEGALKLKEISYIQAEGFAGGELKHGTIALIEEGTPVFALSTQEKVDLNIRSNAQEVKARGANVCVVAMEGLEQQGDTYVIPKVDDMLTPLVSVVVYQLISYYAALHRGNDVDKPRNLAKSVTVE encoded by the coding sequence ATGTGTGGAATTGTTGGTTATATTGGAACATCAGATACGAAGGAAATATTATTAAAGGGACTTGAAAAACTGGAATACCGCGGCTACGATTCAGCAGGTATTGCAGTAAAGAATAATCAGGAAACGAAAGTGTTTAAAGAGAAAGGCAGAATTGCCGACCTGCGTAAAAAAGTGGATGGAGATTTCTCGGGTACAATCGGTATCGGTCATACACGCTGGGCAACGCACGGTGAGCCGAGTGTGACGAATTCCCATCCGCACCAGAGTGCTGACGGACGTTTTACGCTGGTGCATAACGGCGTAATTGAAAATTACAGACAGCTTAAAGAAGACTGTTTAAACGATATTGAGCTAGTTTCTGATACGGATACTGAAATTATTGTACAGCTGGTTGCGAAGTTCGCACAGGAAGGATCGTCGACACTTGAGGCATTTCAAAAGACGTTGTCGTTACTGCACGGTTCTTATGCAATCGGTCTTCTGGATAACGAAGATGATCATACGATTTATGCAGCGAAAAACAAATCACCGCTGCTGTTAGGTAAAGGGGACGGCTTTAACGTTATTACATCAGACGCGATGGCGATGCTTACTCTAACAAATGAGTTTGTAGAATTAATGGACGGCGAAGTTATCCAGCTGCTGGCAGACGAGCTGATTATAAGAGATATCGAAGGTACGGAAATTGAACGTGAATCGTATATTGCGGAAATCGATGCAAGCGACACCGAGCTTGGCACTTACCCGCATTACATGATTAAGGAAATCAATGAGCAGCCGCAGGTCATGCGTAAAATCATTAAAGAGTATCAGGACGAACACGGTGAACTTAAGATTGATAAAAATATCATTACCCAGCTGAATGAGGCGGACAGACTGTATGTTATCGCTGCAGGAACGAGTTATCACGCGGGTCTGATCGGTAAAGAGTATTTCGAAAAATGGGCGGGCGTCCCGACGGAAGTGCACGTGGCATCAGAATTTGTATATAACACACCGCTGTTATCGGAAAAGCCGTTATTTATCTTTATCTCTCAGTCAGGAGAAACGGCGGACAGCCGTGCTGTACTCGTCGATATTAAAGAGAAGGGCTATAAATCGTTAACGATTACGAACGTGCCGGGCTCAACATTATCGCGTGAAGCGGATGAAACACTCATCCTTCATGCCGGACCGGAAATCGCTGTGGCATCGACGAAAGCTTATGTGGCACAAATTGCAGTACTTGCAATCACAGCGGCAGTAACGGCGAGAGAGCTGAACAAAGTATCGGATATGAATTTAATGTCTGAACTGGCAAAAGTGACGACAGCCATTACGACGGTAATCGAAGATGCTCCGAAGATTGAAGAAATCGTAACGGGCTACCTTGAAACAGCGAGAAACTCGTTCTTTATCGGCAGAGCAATGGACTACTATGTCGGACTTGAAGGCGCACTGAAACTGAAAGAAATCTCGTACATCCAGGCAGAAGGATTTGCCGGCGGTGAGCTGAAGCACGGAACGATTGCTTTAATAGAAGAAGGCACACCTGTATTTGCGTTATCGACACAGGAAAAAGTGGACTTAAACATCCGGAGCAACGCGCAGGAAGTAAAAGCGCGCGGTGCGAATGTATGTGTCGTTGCAATGGAGGGACTGGAGCAGCAGGGTGACACGTACGTTATACCGAAAGTGGATGACATGCTGACGCCGTTAGTATCAGTAGTTGTCTACCAGCTGATTTCATACTATGCAGCACTTCACAGAGGCAACGATGTAGATAAACCGCGTAACCTCGCGAAATCTGTAACAGTGGAATGA
- a CDS encoding NAD(P)-dependent oxidoreductase, with the protein MKIVLFGMTGRTGSEIARLALQDGHQVSALVRTPEKIAAQDKNLSIIEGDVTVKEDVARAVKDADLVISALNTDGGEVLTESMPLIIDAMNAEDIKRIITIGTAGILQSRVEPDVLRYQSSESKRKLTRAAEEHHKTYLLLEESYLDWTVVCPTYLPDGEAVGTCREERNYLPEDGKKITVGDTALFVYRQIDSDKYIKSRVGIAY; encoded by the coding sequence ATGAAAATTGTACTATTCGGCATGACCGGAAGAACAGGCAGTGAGATTGCCAGACTTGCGCTGCAGGACGGACATCAGGTATCAGCCTTGGTGCGCACACCTGAAAAGATTGCTGCACAAGATAAAAACCTCTCGATTATAGAAGGCGACGTGACCGTTAAAGAAGACGTGGCCCGCGCTGTGAAAGACGCTGATCTGGTAATCAGTGCATTAAATACTGACGGCGGAGAAGTGCTGACTGAGAGTATGCCGCTGATTATTGACGCGATGAACGCTGAAGATATTAAGCGGATTATCACGATAGGTACTGCAGGAATACTGCAGAGCAGAGTCGAACCTGACGTGCTGCGCTATCAATCCAGCGAGTCAAAACGGAAGTTAACACGCGCAGCAGAAGAACACCATAAGACATACCTGCTACTTGAAGAGTCGTATCTCGACTGGACAGTTGTCTGTCCGACATATTTACCGGACGGCGAGGCAGTCGGAACCTGCCGCGAAGAACGTAACTATCTGCCGGAAGACGGGAAGAAAATTACGGTTGGAGATACTGCTTTATTTGTGTACAGGCAGATCGACAGTGACAAATATATTAAATCCCGTGTGGGAATAGCATATTAA
- the gcvPA gene encoding aminomethyl-transferring glycine dehydrogenase subunit GcvPA, with protein sequence MDFRYLPATEADKTQMLEKIGAKSTDELFQDIPEKVRLDRKLNLKEPTSEYELKKEMVAMAAKNANLQEYSSFLGAGVYDHFIPSVVDHVISRQEFYTSYTPYQPEMTQGELQAMFEFQTMVSEITGMPIVNSSLYDGGTAVVEAMYLSNVQTKKKKIIVSEALHPEYRELVKTASKGKGLEIVEIGLTDGKTDLEQLEKEIDENTASVIVQYPNFLGQIEPLEEINKLIKAQPKTMMVVSSNPLSLGYLTPPSEFGADIVVGDTQVFGIPAQLGGPHCGYFATTEKLMRKVPGRFVGETVDQDGQRGFVLALQTREQHIRREKATSNITSNQALNAVASSAAMSALGKNGVKDMSKLNMQKARYTQQQLAEAGLEPAFSGSFFNEFVVKLSKPVKEVNEKLFEKGIVGGFDLGIVYPEFENHMLIATTEIRSKEEIDAFVKELGDINNG encoded by the coding sequence ATGGATTTTCGTTATTTACCAGCTACCGAAGCTGATAAAACACAGATGTTAGAAAAGATCGGTGCAAAATCCACAGACGAGCTTTTTCAAGATATTCCTGAAAAAGTAAGACTGGACAGAAAATTAAATCTGAAAGAACCAACTAGTGAGTACGAACTTAAAAAAGAAATGGTTGCAATGGCTGCTAAAAATGCCAACTTGCAGGAATACTCTTCATTTTTAGGTGCCGGGGTATACGATCACTTTATCCCTTCAGTAGTTGACCATGTTATTTCAAGACAAGAATTTTACACTTCTTACACGCCTTACCAGCCTGAAATGACACAAGGTGAACTGCAGGCTATGTTTGAGTTCCAGACGATGGTTTCTGAAATTACTGGTATGCCTATCGTAAACTCTTCATTATATGACGGCGGAACTGCTGTTGTAGAAGCAATGTACTTAAGCAATGTTCAAACAAAGAAGAAGAAAATCATAGTATCTGAAGCGCTTCACCCTGAGTACCGTGAATTAGTTAAAACTGCATCTAAAGGTAAAGGCCTTGAGATTGTTGAAATCGGTTTAACTGACGGGAAGACAGACCTGGAGCAGCTTGAGAAAGAAATCGACGAAAACACAGCTTCAGTAATCGTTCAGTACCCTAACTTCCTGGGTCAGATCGAGCCGCTTGAAGAAATTAATAAATTAATCAAAGCACAGCCTAAGACTATGATGGTTGTTTCGAGCAACCCGTTATCATTAGGATACTTAACACCTCCGTCAGAATTCGGCGCAGACATCGTTGTCGGTGATACACAGGTATTCGGTATCCCTGCACAGCTTGGCGGACCGCACTGTGGTTACTTCGCTACAACTGAAAAGTTAATGCGTAAAGTACCGGGACGTTTCGTTGGTGAAACTGTTGACCAGGACGGCCAGCGCGGATTCGTGCTTGCACTTCAGACGAGAGAGCAGCACATCAGACGTGAAAAAGCGACTTCAAACATCACTTCAAACCAGGCATTAAACGCAGTAGCAAGTTCAGCTGCAATGAGTGCACTTGGTAAGAACGGTGTTAAAGATATGTCTAAACTGAATATGCAAAAAGCCAGATACACTCAGCAGCAGCTTGCAGAAGCTGGTTTAGAGCCGGCATTCAGCGGATCATTCTTCAACGAATTCGTAGTTAAACTTTCTAAACCTGTTAAAGAAGTTAACGAGAAGTTATTTGAAAAAGGGATTGTCGGCGGATTTGACCTTGGTATCGTTTACCCTGAGTTCGAAAACCACATGCTGATCGCAACGACAGAAATCCGTTCGAAAGAAGAAATCGATGCATTTGTTAAAGAATTGGGGGATATCAACAATGGCTAA